The window GGAAGTCTATCGTGCTGTAACTCAAATTAAAACCGGTGTTGGGTTTGAAGCTGGTCTGGCAATCGTTGTCATTGCTATTTTGCTAGATCGCATCACTCAAAATATAAGCAAGAAAAAACAAGGGGGAACAGCGTAATGTTTAAAAGAATTATTGGAATTACACTAGCTTTAGTATTAACTATGGGATTAGCAGCCTGTGGAGGAGACCAAACAGGAAGCCCATCTGAAACTACTAAATCTGTAGGGGAACAAGTCGGTTACAAGATTGTAGGAATTGATCCAGGTGCAGGATTAATGAAATTAACAATAGACAAAATCATCCCTGAATACGGACTTGATAACTGGAAAGTAGTGGAGGGTTCTGGTGCTGCTATGACTGCCGCTTTGAAAAAAGCCTATGACAAAGGGGATCCAATCATTATAACAGGTTGGAGCCCACACTGGAAATTTGCAAGCTATGACTTAAAATACCTAGAAGATCCAAAAGGTATTTATGGTGGAGCTGAAGATGTGAATACAATCGTTCGTCTAGGATTAAAAGAAGATCACCCTGAGGCTTATAAGGTTCTTGATCAATTTAACTGGAATCCAGAGCATATCGAAACAGTAATGAATTTGATTCAACAAGGCGCTGAACCAGCTGATGCTGCGGCCCAATTTGTAAGTGAAAATGAAGCTTTAGTTAGTACTTGGACCGAAGGAGTTAACCCAGTTGACGGGAAAGAAATCAAAATGCTTTATGTAGCATGGGACGATGTCATCGCTAGCTCAAACGTAGTGAAAAATGCACTTGAAAGCATCGGTTATAAAGTAACTTTAGTTCAAGTCGATGCTGGTCCAATGTGGGCTGGTATAGCTAGCGGAAGTGGTGATGCAATGGTGGGTGCATGGTTGCCAACAACTCATGCTGACTACTACGCTGAATACGAAGGAAAGTTTGAAGACCTAGGTGCTAACCTTACTGGCACAAAGTTAGGATTAGTTGTACCAGCATACATGGATATTAACTCAATCGAAGATTTAAAAGAATAATATATACAACGCAAAACCCTGAATAATAATTTATTCAGGGTTTTGCGTTGTATATTAATCTGCTGTTGAAATCCAGTTGCCTTATTCTGCTGGTTCCCACTTACAACGAACTGGAGAAACAATCGCATTATCTTTCTTTAACTCTTTAAATGCATTATCAACCTCTTTGCGGTCTAATCCTGATAATTTCTCAACCTCACCAGCACTTACTGGTTTACCTGCTGCCTTCATTACTTCTAATACTTTATCTTTAGCACTCATTCGATCATCTCCTAATATTTAATGTGGTTTTATTCCCTATTTTACCCTAATTAGATAATGTGGTAAATAAAAACGTATTTAATTTTTCAGTAACGCCTTATGGTACGTTTTCTTCCCCTTACGAATTTTGACACCGTTTTGCAATTCGTCTGAAGTAATATTATGATCGATAGATTCAACCTTCGCTTCATCAACATATACCCCACCCTGTTGAATCAGGCGCCTCACTTCACTCTTAGAAGCTGCCATAGAGCATACCAGCATCAAATCTACTATGTTTATAACTCCAGCACTTAGCTGTTCAACAGCTATCTCCGTTGTTGGCATATTGGAATCATCCGCACCCCCTGCAAACAGTGCGTGAGCAGCGCTCTTAGCCTTCTCGGCTTCCTCTTCACCATGGATCATCTTCGTTAGTTCATAAGCCAGGATTTCCTTAGCTTCATTTAATTGACTGCCTTCCCACTTGTCCATTTCATCAATCTGTTCTAGTGGCAAGAATGTAAGCATGCGTATGCACTTAAGTACATCGGCATCACCAATATTACGCCAGTATTGGAAGAATTCAAACGGTGAAGTCTTGTTAGGATCTAGCCATACAGCACCCTTTGCCGTTTTCCCCATCTTATTGCCCTCAGAATTCATTAACAGTGTAATTGTCATTGCATATGCATTTTTGCCTAGCTTACGACGGATTAATTCTGTACCACCCAACATATTCGACCATTGGTCATCCCCACCAAACTGCATATTACAACCGTAGTGCTGAAACAGATGATAGAAGTCGTAAGACTGCATAATCATATAATTTAATTCTAGGAATGAGAGGCCCTTTTCCATTCTCTGCTTATAACATTCAGCACGCAGCATGTTATTGACAGAGAAATGTGGTCCAACTTCACGAAGCATTTCAATATAATTAAGCTTCCCTAGCCAATCTGCATTGTTCACCATAATCGCTTTATCATCTGCAAATTCAATGAATCGTTCCATCTGTTTCTTAAAGCATTCAATATTATGCTGGATTATCTCAGGTGTCATCATCGTACGTAAGTCTGTTCGGCCCGACGGATCACCAATCATACCCGTACCACCTCCTAGAAGGACTACCGGCTTGTTTCCAGCAATTTGCAAACGCTTCATTAGGCATAATGCCATGAA of the Desulfuribacillus stibiiarsenatis genome contains:
- a CDS encoding glycine betaine ABC transporter substrate-binding protein; translation: MFKRIIGITLALVLTMGLAACGGDQTGSPSETTKSVGEQVGYKIVGIDPGAGLMKLTIDKIIPEYGLDNWKVVEGSGAAMTAALKKAYDKGDPIIITGWSPHWKFASYDLKYLEDPKGIYGGAEDVNTIVRLGLKEDHPEAYKVLDQFNWNPEHIETVMNLIQQGAEPADAAAQFVSENEALVSTWTEGVNPVDGKEIKMLYVAWDDVIASSNVVKNALESIGYKVTLVQVDAGPMWAGIASGSGDAMVGAWLPTTHADYYAEYEGKFEDLGANLTGTKLGLVVPAYMDINSIEDLKE
- a CDS encoding transcriptional regulator, with protein sequence MSAKDKVLEVMKAAGKPVSAGEVEKLSGLDRKEVDNAFKELKKDNAIVSPVRCKWEPAE
- the tyrS gene encoding tyrosine--tRNA ligase yields the protein MKIYDELVARGLIAQVTDEEEITELVNNGKATFYIGFDPTADSLHVGHFMALCLMKRLQIAGNKPVVLLGGGTGMIGDPSGRTDLRTMMTPEIIQHNIECFKKQMERFIEFADDKAIMVNNADWLGKLNYIEMLREVGPHFSVNNMLRAECYKQRMEKGLSFLELNYMIMQSYDFYHLFQHYGCNMQFGGDDQWSNMLGGTELIRRKLGKNAYAMTITLLMNSEGNKMGKTAKGAVWLDPNKTSPFEFFQYWRNIGDADVLKCIRMLTFLPLEQIDEMDKWEGSQLNEAKEILAYELTKMIHGEEEAEKAKSAAHALFAGGADDSNMPTTEIAVEQLSAGVINIVDLMLVCSMAASKSEVRRLIQQGGVYVDEAKVESIDHNITSDELQNGVKIRKGKKTYHKALLKN